DNA from Acidobacteriota bacterium:
TTGACCTGCATCGGGCTACACTCCCTGCCGTGCAGGTGCTCGATCCGTCCTGGGAGGGTACGCCCCCGCCGCTCACGCCGGCGCCGCGGCTCGCCGCTTTCCGAGGCATCGATGTGGCCCTGCTCTCGAACGGCAAGGCCGGTGTGGCTCCGCTGTTCGACCACCTGGAGTCCCTGCTGCGGGAACGCTGGGGCGTGGCTTCGGTCGAGCGGGCGACGAAGGGGAACTACAGCGCTCCGGCGGAACCGGATCTGGTCCGCCGTTTGGCCCGGCGGCGACTGGTCATTACCGGCGTCGGCGACTGAGGGAGTTGCTCGTCGTGCAGTCTGCACGACGCCGTCACGTTCGAGCGCGAAGGTGTGCCCGCGGTCGGCGTGATGACGTCCGCGTTCGTCGACGGCGCGGAACTGATGGCCAACGCCTGCGGCGCGCCGGACTATCCGTTCGCCGTGATCGAGCATCCGATCAGCAGCGCGACCGACGCGGAGCTCCTGGAACGGGCCGGAGAGATCGTGCGGCAGGCGGAGGAACTGGTTCTTGCCGACGCGCCACGGGACTCGTCGTGACGAGTTCGTGGCTACGGGCCGGCACCATGACCGCGGTGTTCGTGCTGTTGGCGGCACCGGCGGCGGGACAAGACGGCGTGGTGCTGGCCGAGTTCATCTTCAACGACGCGCCGCATCCCGAGTGCCATGCCTCGACGATCGCCGAGACGGCTTCCGGCGCTCTGGTCGCTGCCTGGTTCAGCGGGACCGCCGAGCGGAACGCGGACGTCGGCATCTGGTTCAGCCGGCAGGGCGTCGACGGCTGGACGGCCCCGGTCGAAGTGGCAAACGGCGTTCAGCCGGACGGCGGCCGCTACCCGACCTGGAACCCGGTTCTCTACCAGCCGCCTCGGGACGGCGCGGCCCTGCTCCTCTTCTTCAAGGTGGGGCCGAGCCCGCCGGAGTGGTGGGGGATGGTCATGGAGTCCGGCGACGACGGCCGCACCTGGAGCGAGCCCCGGCGGCTTCCGGACGGCATCCTGGGGCCGATCAAGAACAAGCCGATCACGCTGCCCGACGGCAGTCTGCTCGCCGGCTCGAGCATCGAGGACGCGCCCGAGCCCCCGGCCTGGCGAGCGCACTTCGAGCGTTCGTCCGATCTCGGGCGAACCTGGACGCGCAGCGAGCGGCTGGCCGGCAAGACGACGGACGGCGAGGACTTCTGGATCATCCAGCCGACCATCTTCACGCTCGGCGGCGGCGAACTCCTGGCGATGTTCCGGTCCAAGCAGAGCCGCATCGCCGCTTCCCGTTCCGTTGACGAAGGCCGCACCTGGGGGCCGATCCACGCCACCGGCCTGCTCAACCCCGACGCCGGCGTCGACGGCCTGACTCTCGCCGACGGCCGCCACCTCCTCGTGTACAACCACAAGGTGCGCATCGACGGCGCCTGGGCCGGCTCCCGGTCGCGCCTGAACGTCGCGCTCTCGGACGACGGCGACACCTGGGACGCCGCGCTGATGCTGGAGGACCAGGACGGCGAGTACTCCTACCCGGCGGTGATCCAGGCCGGTGACGGGCTGGTCCACGTGACGTACACGCACCGGCGGACCCGCATCCGGCACGTGGTCCTCGATCCCGCGGCGCTGCCGCGGTACCCGATGCCAGGCGTCGAGTGGCCGCACGAGGCGCCGGTTCTGCCTCCGGAGTGACCGCCGGCGTCGATCTCGTCGTCTTCGCCGCCTACCTGGTCGGCGTCGTCGCGCTGGGCCTCTCGCTCGCCAAACGGAGCGGAACGGCGCGAGGGTTCATGGTCGCGGGCGGAGCGTTGCCCGGCTGGGTCGTCGGCATGTCGATGTTCGGCACGTTCCTGTCGAGCAACACGTTCATCGGGGTGCCCGGGCAGGCGTACGGCGGCAACTGGAACGCCTTTGTCTTCTCGCTTTCCCTGCCGGTGGCGGCGTTCCTCGCGGCGCGCTGGTGGATCCCGTTCTATCGCCGCGGCGACGCGGTGTCGGCCTACCACCACCTGGAGGCGCGTTTCGGCCGCTGGGCGCGGACCTACGCCGTTGCCTGCTACCTGCTGACGCAGTTCGCGCGGGTCGGCTCGATCCTGTTTGGCGTGGCCCTGGCGATGAACGCCCTGACCGGCTGGCCGGTGGCCTGGATCATCCTCTGCACCGGCATCGTCGTCACGGTCTACACCCTCGTCGGCGGAATCGAGGCGGTCATCTGGACCGACGTGATCCAGAGTGTCGTGCTGACGGTCGGCGCCCTGGTGGTCGTCGGGCTCCTGGTCGGGGACGCGCAGGGTGGGTTCGGTGGACTGCTCGAGACGGCTCAGGCGGCGGAGAAGTTCTCTCTCGGCAGCTTCTCCTTCGAGTTCACGACCTCGACGTTCTGGGTCGTCCTGGTCTACGGCCTGTTCATCAACTTCACCAACTTCGGCATCGACCAGAGCTACGTCCAGCGCTACCACGCCGCGAACAGCGACCGGGCCGCGTCTCGCTCCGTGTGGCTGGCGGCCGGCCTTTACCTGCCGGTTTCGGCCGTCTTCTTCTTCATCGGCACCGGGCTGTTCGTCGTTCTTCAGGGACAGCCCGAGGCGGCCGGGCTCGCCGCCGATCAGGCCTTCCCGCACTACATCTCGACCCGGCTGCCGTCCGGCGCGGCGGGGCTGCTCATCGCGGCCCTGTTCGCGGCCGCGATGAGCAGCATCGACACGTCGTTCAACAGTTCGGCCACGGTGTTCCTGTCCGACATCTACCGGACCTGGATCCGGCCCGAGCGGGGGCCGGACGGCGGCGAGACGGAGGATCTGCGCGTGCTGCGGCGAGCTACGGTCGTCATCGGCGTTATCGGCACGGGCGCGGCGCTACTGATGATC
Protein-coding regions in this window:
- a CDS encoding exo-alpha-sialidase, coding for MTAVFVLLAAPAAGQDGVVLAEFIFNDAPHPECHASTIAETASGALVAAWFSGTAERNADVGIWFSRQGVDGWTAPVEVANGVQPDGGRYPTWNPVLYQPPRDGAALLLFFKVGPSPPEWWGMVMESGDDGRTWSEPRRLPDGILGPIKNKPITLPDGSLLAGSSIEDAPEPPAWRAHFERSSDLGRTWTRSERLAGKTTDGEDFWIIQPTIFTLGGGELLAMFRSKQSRIAASRSVDEGRTWGPIHATGLLNPDAGVDGLTLADGRHLLVYNHKVRIDGAWAGSRSRLNVALSDDGDTWDAALMLEDQDGEYSYPAVIQAGDGLVHVTYTHRRTRIRHVVLDPAALPRYPMPGVEWPHEAPVLPPE
- a CDS encoding sodium:solute symporter; protein product: MAARGAGSASGVTAGVDLVVFAAYLVGVVALGLSLAKRSGTARGFMVAGGALPGWVVGMSMFGTFLSSNTFIGVPGQAYGGNWNAFVFSLSLPVAAFLAARWWIPFYRRGDAVSAYHHLEARFGRWARTYAVACYLLTQFARVGSILFGVALAMNALTGWPVAWIILCTGIVVTVYTLVGGIEAVIWTDVIQSVVLTVGALVVVGLLVGDAQGGFGGLLETAQAAEKFSLGSFSFEFTTSTFWVVLVYGLFINFTNFGIDQSYVQRYHAANSDRAASRSVWLAAGLYLPVSAVFFFIGTGLFVVLQGQPEAAGLAADQAFPHYISTRLPSGAAGLLIAALFAAAMSSIDTSFNSSATVFLSDIYRTWIRPERGPDGGETEDLRVLRRATVVIGVIGTGAALLMIGAGSLLDVWWTVSGIFAGGLLGLFALDRLAPQAGRGAAQAGVAVGVLVIVWMTVSPQLEGGLAMLRIPLHSYMITVIGTLTIFGVGLLLAGRRRAAALR